The following coding sequences lie in one Planococcus lenghuensis genomic window:
- a CDS encoding LuxR C-terminal-related transcriptional regulator has translation MSVVAILIDRHPVFRTALKHLLQTDSFIKVVAEGATEDEILELYEEYQPDIAIIEPGLIQEGGFAPIKDLLKMYPNARVVVLTTRIDPEAVKKALQAGAVGYLLKDMNAGSIRQALGAIIQGHSYIHPIVLPCLLAEYRRLSTTEQQSSFYQPFIRRPYHLLTKREIEILQLLAEGLSNQAIADQLFISEKTVKNHVSRVLDGLHVRDRTQAVVAAIKNGWVEI, from the coding sequence ATGTCTGTAGTTGCCATTTTGATCGATCGTCATCCCGTATTTAGAACTGCCCTTAAACACCTCCTCCAAACAGATTCCTTCATAAAAGTAGTAGCAGAAGGAGCGACAGAAGATGAAATTCTTGAGCTATATGAAGAGTATCAACCTGATATAGCGATTATAGAACCTGGTTTAATCCAAGAGGGTGGCTTTGCACCAATCAAGGATTTGCTGAAGATGTATCCAAATGCACGAGTTGTTGTGCTAACCACGCGCATAGACCCTGAAGCAGTTAAAAAAGCACTACAAGCTGGAGCAGTTGGTTATCTACTAAAAGATATGAATGCAGGAAGTATCCGCCAAGCATTGGGGGCCATCATTCAGGGCCACTCTTACATCCATCCAATCGTTTTGCCCTGCTTGCTTGCAGAATATCGGCGATTAAGTACAACTGAACAACAGAGTTCGTTTTACCAACCGTTTATCAGACGGCCCTATCACCTGCTCACTAAGCGGGAAATTGAAATTCTGCAGTTACTCGCTGAAGGTCTCAGTAACCAAGCAATCGCAGATCAGCTGTTTATCTCTGAAAAGACAGTCAAAAATCATGTATCCCGCGTCTTGGATGGATTACATGTGCGGGATCGTACCCAAGCAGTCGTAGCAGCTATCAAGAATGGATGGGTAGAAATTTAA
- a CDS encoding YdhK family protein: protein MIKRKILVGTASLAFAFTLAACSDSAEETAIPEEEVVDDNQEEMEMEMDDSTEDEMEMEEGMDHSGSGEVPEGLMAAENPTFEVGSQVIVEADHMDGMQGAEATVSGAFDTTVYSISYTPENGELVEGHKWVVHEELENPGDEPLESGEEAIVTAAHLTGMAGTPITIDTAEETTVYMIDYTTPTGEEVVNHMWVTEDELVAAE, encoded by the coding sequence ATGATTAAACGAAAAATTTTAGTTGGAACTGCATCACTGGCATTTGCCTTCACATTAGCCGCTTGTTCAGATAGTGCAGAGGAGACGGCAATACCAGAAGAAGAAGTAGTGGATGATAACCAAGAAGAAATGGAAATGGAAATGGATGATAGCACAGAGGATGAGATGGAAATGGAGGAAGGAATGGACCATTCCGGGTCAGGGGAAGTGCCTGAAGGATTAATGGCGGCTGAAAACCCGACATTTGAAGTGGGCAGCCAAGTGATCGTAGAGGCTGACCATATGGACGGAATGCAAGGGGCAGAAGCAACCGTCTCTGGTGCTTTTGATACTACTGTCTATTCAATTTCCTATACGCCAGAAAATGGGGAACTGGTAGAAGGTCATAAATGGGTCGTCCATGAAGAACTCGAGAATCCAGGGGATGAGCCGTTGGAGTCAGGCGAAGAAGCGATTGTGACTGCAGCCCATCTGACTGGCATGGCAGGGACGCCTATTACCATCGATACTGCCGAGGAAACAACCGTTTATATGATTGACTATACGACTCCAACCGGTGAAGAAGTGGTAAATCATATGTGGGTAACGGAAGATGAACTGGTTGCTGCTGAATAA
- a CDS encoding DedA family protein translates to MTGRVMDRLHKSKMSKNVSRFQQAFDQYGGWAIVLSFFFPGIRMVMPYVTGASQYPFPRYLLYASVAGFAWLMIYFNLGRAFPEAYEEILPALQQYLVVLTIAVATIVAVVILVYRKYLSR, encoded by the coding sequence TTGACCGGAAGAGTGATGGACCGGCTGCATAAATCCAAGATGAGCAAAAACGTTAGCCGTTTTCAGCAGGCATTCGATCAATACGGCGGGTGGGCTATCGTCCTCAGCTTCTTTTTTCCTGGTATTCGAATGGTCATGCCATATGTGACAGGTGCGAGCCAATATCCATTTCCACGTTACTTGCTATATGCCAGTGTGGCAGGTTTTGCTTGGCTAATGATTTACTTTAACCTCGGCCGGGCATTCCCCGAAGCATATGAAGAAATTCTTCCGGCATTGCAACAGTACTTAGTTGTTTTAACAATTGCAGTTGCTACTATCGTCGCTGTTGTTATACTCGTGTATCGCAAATACTTATCCCGGTGA
- a CDS encoding FAD-dependent oxidoreductase, with translation MNRNRIDKMPSVSESYWLKSTELPTFTSLEGNLETDVVIIGGGISGIMTAYQLTKKGYRIILMEAGRLLNGTTGYTTAKLTAQHGLIYDHLLQHNGKDTARRYYEANTEAIQCVKTLIHEKGIDCDFFEEPSYVFAENEEQQKKVLREGKAYEEVGIDGGFVHTIPLEIEHLGAVIMNQQVQFNPVKFLKPLVEEIVAQGGLIVENTRVTDIESNPRPAAVSQEGHKVEGDCLVVCSHYPFYDKEGYYYTRLKPSRSYSIAAETTKDYPGGMYVNAGEPAHSLRSIHVDGKKLVLAGGYGHPVGHKQDTEENYSKLYQFTDRVFGVEQVPYRWSAQDPYTLDQIPYIGKYSTEMDNVFVATGYRKWGMSSGVLAGLLLTDLISGKPSKYEDMFSPLRPITEPNMKQLAETSFHAGKMFARDKAEIPKGQFTDLRPDEGKAMKLNEQRAGAYRDQQSNLHVVDTTCTHMGCETHWNEAERTWDCPCHGSRFSYRGDVLEGPATQPLKKLEEAE, from the coding sequence ATGAACAGAAACCGTATTGATAAGATGCCAAGTGTTTCAGAATCTTACTGGTTAAAATCCACTGAACTCCCTACCTTTACTTCCTTAGAAGGCAATCTGGAAACCGATGTTGTTATTATAGGCGGGGGCATTTCCGGCATTATGACCGCTTATCAGCTCACCAAGAAAGGCTATCGCATCATCCTTATGGAAGCAGGTCGACTCCTGAATGGAACGACAGGCTATACGACGGCAAAATTAACTGCTCAGCATGGCCTTATTTACGATCACCTTCTTCAACATAACGGGAAGGATACAGCTCGGCGTTACTATGAAGCCAATACTGAAGCGATTCAATGTGTTAAAACGCTCATTCATGAAAAAGGGATCGACTGCGACTTTTTCGAGGAACCATCATACGTTTTTGCAGAAAATGAAGAACAACAGAAAAAGGTTCTAAGGGAAGGGAAAGCATACGAGGAAGTTGGAATCGACGGGGGCTTTGTACATACGATTCCACTTGAAATTGAGCACTTAGGGGCCGTCATCATGAACCAACAGGTACAATTCAATCCGGTTAAATTCCTAAAGCCCTTAGTTGAAGAAATCGTCGCACAAGGGGGGCTGATTGTTGAAAATACAAGGGTGACCGATATTGAATCGAATCCACGGCCAGCTGCCGTTTCACAAGAAGGACATAAAGTGGAAGGGGACTGCTTGGTTGTCTGTTCCCACTATCCATTTTACGATAAGGAAGGCTATTACTATACACGCTTGAAACCGAGCCGATCATACAGCATTGCAGCAGAAACAACAAAGGACTATCCAGGTGGCATGTATGTGAATGCTGGCGAACCTGCCCATTCCCTCCGTTCTATCCATGTAGACGGAAAAAAGCTGGTATTGGCAGGCGGCTATGGCCATCCTGTAGGACATAAACAGGACACAGAGGAAAACTATAGTAAGTTGTATCAATTTACAGATAGAGTTTTCGGCGTTGAACAAGTACCATATCGCTGGTCAGCCCAAGATCCGTATACACTTGATCAAATTCCATATATCGGCAAGTATTCCACAGAAATGGATAACGTGTTCGTTGCAACCGGATACCGGAAGTGGGGGATGAGTTCTGGCGTGTTAGCTGGCTTATTACTGACGGACTTGATCAGCGGAAAACCGTCTAAGTACGAGGATATGTTCTCTCCTTTACGGCCGATTACAGAGCCGAATATGAAACAGCTTGCTGAAACTAGTTTCCATGCGGGAAAAATGTTTGCCAGAGACAAAGCAGAAATTCCAAAGGGGCAGTTTACAGACCTAAGACCAGACGAAGGAAAAGCAATGAAACTAAACGAACAACGGGCGGGTGCATATCGGGACCAGCAAAGCAATCTTCATGTCGTTGATACAACCTGCACACATATGGGGTGTGAAACGCATTGGAATGAAGCGGAACGAACATGGGATTGTCCGTGCCATGGCTCCCGGTTTTCCTACAGGGGAGATGTGTTGGAAGGACCTGCAACCCAACCGTTAAAAAAACTGGAAGAAGCTGAATAA
- a CDS encoding helix-turn-helix domain-containing protein, with the protein MEAIGKKIRALRGQQNLSDEEFAEKIGIAKSAVWAYEGGKKLITVPHLTKIADFFGVSTDFLLNRSTSKVKLDLQNKKGLSGYIFVIDNRPMNEDEIADVAAYIRTRRRMGND; encoded by the coding sequence ATGGAAGCTATCGGAAAAAAAATTAGAGCACTCCGAGGACAGCAGAACTTATCTGATGAGGAATTTGCTGAAAAAATCGGTATTGCAAAAAGTGCTGTTTGGGCATACGAAGGCGGAAAAAAGTTAATCACAGTACCACATCTCACAAAGATAGCAGATTTTTTCGGTGTTTCCACTGACTTCCTGCTTAACCGTTCAACGAGTAAAGTAAAGCTTGATCTACAAAATAAGAAAGGGTTGAGTGGTTATATATTCGTCATCGATAACCGGCCGATGAATGAAGATGAAATAGCAGATGTAGCAGCTTATATCCGTACAAGACGGCGTATGGGCAACGACTGA
- a CDS encoding UDP-N-acetylmuramoyl-L-alanyl-D-glutamate--2,6-diaminopimelate ligase → MNLTDILYKVATTLPLTSEQANLFVSGITDNSSEVTDGDLFIAIKGVNQDGHDHIQTAIQKGAAAIIGEQIAPLLSIPYIQVENSRKTLAWAAKNFYGDPSQRKTVIGITGTNGKTTTSFLLKHLFEENGQSCSLIGTIQNVINDEVIPSRNTTPSALTLYKLLAKSKDDVVVMEVSSHGIDQYRIEGIEFDCCLFTNLHHEHLDYHGTMEAYFEKKAVLFNQLKENGVAIINTEDDWGEKLAMDLKHKGTTVITVGSNKENVLCLKDFQAQNPSVTVIESGEEATVTSPMVGIHNLYNTVMAYATAYRFGVTKQQITHTLPLFAGVGGRFEMTKLPNGVTVVIDYAHTSDALYYCLTAARSQGATKLIHVFGFRGDRDESKRTDMLRVSSIISDRYILTHDDLNSVSPSEMTHTLEKLNQSFGNEKGIVVPDRSLAIQHAIHSSSSGDWVIITGKGIESYKQVVQLETNSDKETVQLITHHQELRPNL, encoded by the coding sequence ATGAATTTAACAGATATTCTCTATAAAGTAGCTACAACACTTCCCTTAACGAGCGAACAAGCCAATCTCTTCGTTAGTGGTATAACAGATAACTCCTCAGAAGTAACAGATGGCGATTTATTTATTGCCATAAAAGGAGTGAATCAGGACGGGCATGACCACATTCAGACAGCGATTCAAAAAGGCGCCGCTGCAATCATCGGCGAACAAATCGCTCCCCTGCTGTCCATCCCATACATTCAAGTCGAAAATAGCCGAAAAACATTGGCTTGGGCTGCCAAGAATTTTTATGGCGATCCTTCGCAACGTAAAACGGTCATTGGCATTACAGGAACAAATGGTAAAACAACAACCAGCTTTCTGCTAAAGCACTTGTTTGAAGAAAACGGCCAGTCCTGTTCGTTAATCGGAACAATTCAGAATGTGATCAATGATGAAGTCATCCCAAGCAGAAACACAACGCCAAGTGCGCTAACACTTTATAAGTTGCTGGCCAAGAGCAAGGATGATGTTGTGGTCATGGAAGTCTCGTCACATGGCATTGACCAGTACCGGATTGAAGGAATTGAATTTGACTGTTGTCTGTTTACCAACCTTCACCACGAGCATCTCGATTACCATGGCACCATGGAAGCGTATTTTGAAAAAAAGGCGGTTTTGTTTAATCAACTGAAGGAAAATGGAGTAGCCATTATAAACACAGAAGACGACTGGGGTGAGAAATTAGCAATGGATCTTAAACATAAAGGCACAACAGTGATCACAGTCGGGTCTAATAAAGAAAACGTATTATGTCTTAAAGATTTCCAAGCGCAGAATCCAAGTGTAACAGTTATAGAAAGTGGAGAAGAAGCAACGGTCACTTCCCCTATGGTTGGGATTCATAATTTGTACAACACCGTAATGGCATATGCAACAGCCTACCGGTTTGGTGTCACGAAACAACAGATCACTCATACCCTCCCTTTATTTGCAGGTGTCGGCGGAAGGTTTGAAATGACTAAGCTGCCAAACGGGGTAACAGTAGTAATTGACTATGCCCATACCTCCGATGCCCTCTACTACTGCTTGACGGCAGCTAGAAGTCAAGGTGCGACTAAGCTAATCCATGTCTTCGGCTTTAGGGGTGACCGGGATGAAAGTAAAAGAACTGATATGCTGCGGGTTTCCTCAATAATCAGTGACCGCTATATTTTAACGCACGATGATTTAAATTCTGTCTCCCCAAGTGAGATGACCCATACACTTGAAAAACTGAATCAGTCATTCGGCAATGAAAAGGGCATAGTGGTCCCTGATCGCAGTCTGGCCATCCAGCACGCCATCCATTCCAGCAGCTCTGGTGACTGGGTTATCATTACTGGCAAAGGAATTGAATCTTATAAGCAAGTTGTTCAATTAGAAACGAATTCTGACAAAGAAACTGTACAGCTTATCACTCACCACCAAGAACTTAGACCTAATCTCTAA
- a CDS encoding DUF305 domain-containing protein, whose amino-acid sequence MDKVYIRFFLMVLTATLIMFGLMYSTVYRWDHIFFSEKRAYQAIYMGAVMAIVMLLFMKNMYKNKKFNIAIFAVSALLIIGPLWLARSQETIDDVDYMQAMIPHHSIAILTSERAEITDPRVEQLAQDIIKAQRKEIEEMKMLIDDLEEEED is encoded by the coding sequence ATGGATAAAGTGTATATTCGTTTTTTTCTAATGGTCTTAACGGCCACTTTAATTATGTTCGGTCTCATGTACTCTACCGTTTACCGTTGGGATCACATTTTCTTCAGTGAAAAACGAGCATATCAAGCTATTTATATGGGAGCCGTCATGGCTATTGTCATGTTGCTGTTCATGAAAAACATGTACAAAAATAAAAAGTTCAACATTGCTATTTTTGCAGTTAGTGCATTACTTATTATTGGGCCGCTTTGGCTGGCACGAAGCCAGGAAACGATTGATGATGTGGATTACATGCAGGCCATGATTCCCCACCATTCCATTGCCATTCTAACCAGTGAGCGGGCAGAAATTACAGACCCTCGTGTGGAACAGCTCGCCCAAGATATTATTAAAGCGCAGCGCAAGGAAATTGAGGAGATGAAAATGCTCATTGATGACCTTGAAGAAGAAGAGGATTAA
- a CDS encoding YetF domain-containing protein yields MLEVLLYDDWSFISRVILISLLSIPFLLIVKQLGKASVAKMNIVNAISGTIYGIVLARMFITPDISIAATVLLLLALTLLLFVGVKFKRHPVPLQSLAKADPSFLYLEGEFNELLLNQNQLKKEDLRRAMYLQGLESFEQVQAILLDPDGSISVVKKDATQASVLSNKVQRKNR; encoded by the coding sequence TTGCTGGAAGTATTGCTTTATGATGATTGGTCATTCATAAGCCGAGTTATTCTTATATCCCTGCTCTCTATTCCGTTTCTTCTTATAGTCAAGCAACTCGGAAAAGCCTCAGTTGCTAAGATGAACATAGTTAATGCTATCTCTGGGACTATATATGGGATTGTACTAGCCAGAATGTTTATTACTCCTGATATCTCTATCGCTGCTACAGTCCTGTTATTGTTAGCATTAACCTTACTCCTGTTTGTAGGTGTAAAGTTTAAACGGCACCCTGTTCCACTGCAGTCCTTAGCCAAAGCTGATCCCTCTTTCCTTTATCTTGAGGGAGAATTCAACGAACTGCTTTTGAACCAGAATCAGTTAAAGAAAGAGGATCTTAGACGTGCTATGTACTTACAAGGCCTGGAGTCATTTGAGCAAGTACAGGCTATTTTGCTGGATCCGGATGGCTCAATTTCTGTCGTCAAAAAAGATGCCACCCAAGCATCCGTCCTTTCAAATAAAGTACAAAGAAAGAACCGATAA
- a CDS encoding C40 family peptidase: MRKTKKALLAFTVTVALSSAIAAPASAASYEVHSGDTLWKIAQDYGTSVSSLQSINGISGHLIYPGQTIETSRSSSAASSNTVAPQVKAQYESNSSSELVSIAKQYTGVPYVWGGSSPAGFDCSGYIYYVLNKAGYDVGRTNAAGYYNMATKVSNPQPGDLVFFSGTYKPGISHMGVYIGNGKMISANGGGVGIDSIYGPYWGDYFTGFGRL; the protein is encoded by the coding sequence ATGAGAAAAACGAAGAAAGCATTATTAGCCTTTACTGTAACTGTTGCCCTTTCATCTGCCATTGCTGCACCTGCAAGTGCAGCTTCCTACGAAGTGCATTCTGGAGATACCCTCTGGAAAATTGCTCAAGACTATGGCACATCGGTTTCCAGCTTGCAGAGCATTAACGGTATTTCAGGTCACTTGATTTATCCGGGACAGACAATTGAAACAAGCCGCAGTTCATCTGCTGCTTCAAGCAACACAGTAGCACCACAAGTAAAAGCACAATATGAAAGTAATTCCTCTTCCGAACTCGTTTCTATAGCGAAGCAGTATACAGGTGTGCCATACGTATGGGGCGGCTCTTCACCAGCAGGATTTGACTGCAGCGGATACATCTACTATGTCCTGAATAAAGCTGGATATGATGTGGGACGCACGAACGCAGCTGGATATTACAACATGGCAACAAAAGTAAGCAACCCGCAACCAGGTGATCTTGTCTTCTTCTCTGGCACGTACAAGCCAGGAATCTCCCACATGGGAGTTTACATCGGCAACGGAAAGATGATTTCTGCTAATGGTGGCGGCGTAGGCATTGACAGCATTTATGGTCCTTACTGGGGCGATTACTTTACTGGTTTCGGAAGACTGTAA
- a CDS encoding MATE family efflux transporter, with translation MDTVEKPLHPKTDRERLKIILVLAIPAVLENFFQTLLGFVDTYFVSKISLAAVSAVGITNAVLAIYFALFMAIGVAANVRIANFLGAEQPGKARHISQQSIVLAVIFGIITGIVTWLFAEQLLRLMGIDEEVLELGVLYFRIVGIPSVVMSLMFVLSAILRGAGDTRTPMYISLVINAVNAVLDYVLIFGFLFIPELGIVGAALATVFSRLVGSIALFYYINKEKVLKFRRDYWKLEKGHVMELTTLGAPAAGERLVMRAGQIVYFGFIVALGTHAFAAHQIAGNIEIFSYMVGYGFATAATILVGQQIGAGSLEEARKYAKLSAQFTVVSMTVLGAMLFFFGDWVATFFTDDPDVIEAIGTALKISGVFQPFLAVLMVLTGAYQGANNTRFPMYLTAIGMWAVRTLLVYVLAIQLDWGLAGVWVAIGIDIAFRAVVLAVKFWRGNWMALEKAPEPQSECHPQTTKENMSTNANNY, from the coding sequence TTGGACACAGTAGAAAAGCCGCTGCACCCTAAAACAGACAGGGAAAGGCTGAAAATCATCCTTGTACTTGCGATTCCAGCAGTACTGGAAAATTTCTTTCAGACGTTGCTTGGGTTCGTAGATACATATTTCGTTTCTAAGATTAGTCTGGCTGCTGTCTCGGCAGTCGGTATTACGAACGCGGTACTTGCGATTTACTTTGCCTTATTCATGGCGATCGGGGTCGCTGCTAATGTGCGGATTGCTAATTTTTTAGGAGCAGAACAACCAGGAAAAGCAAGGCACATCTCCCAACAGTCGATTGTTCTTGCGGTGATCTTTGGCATCATTACGGGTATCGTTACCTGGCTGTTTGCTGAACAGTTACTCCGCTTAATGGGAATTGACGAGGAAGTACTGGAACTGGGCGTTCTTTACTTCCGGATTGTCGGTATTCCTTCCGTCGTCATGTCGCTGATGTTTGTGTTAAGCGCTATTTTACGTGGGGCGGGGGATACACGTACGCCCATGTATATCAGTCTTGTGATTAATGCAGTAAATGCTGTGCTCGATTACGTGTTGATTTTCGGATTCCTGTTTATCCCGGAGCTTGGCATTGTCGGCGCTGCCCTTGCTACCGTGTTCTCCCGGTTGGTTGGCAGTATTGCCCTCTTCTATTACATTAATAAGGAAAAAGTCTTGAAATTCAGACGGGACTACTGGAAGTTGGAGAAGGGACATGTCATGGAACTCACCACACTAGGTGCACCAGCAGCGGGGGAGCGGCTTGTCATGCGGGCCGGCCAGATTGTGTACTTCGGCTTTATTGTCGCACTAGGGACCCATGCATTTGCTGCACATCAGATTGCAGGCAATATTGAGATATTTTCCTATATGGTTGGGTATGGTTTTGCAACGGCGGCCACTATCTTAGTGGGTCAACAGATTGGAGCAGGCTCTTTGGAAGAAGCCCGAAAGTATGCAAAACTGTCTGCTCAATTCACAGTCGTCTCCATGACAGTTTTAGGAGCTATGCTCTTTTTCTTTGGGGACTGGGTCGCTACCTTCTTCACGGATGATCCGGATGTCATCGAAGCCATTGGGACAGCGTTGAAGATTTCAGGGGTATTCCAGCCATTCCTAGCCGTCCTGATGGTACTGACTGGGGCATACCAGGGAGCTAATAACACTCGATTCCCCATGTATCTTACAGCAATTGGTATGTGGGCCGTTCGGACGCTGTTGGTTTATGTGCTCGCTATTCAGTTGGACTGGGGGCTGGCCGGCGTATGGGTGGCAATTGGTATAGATATTGCTTTTCGTGCTGTAGTATTGGCAGTCAAGTTTTGGCGAGGTAACTGGATGGCCCTTGAAAAAGCACCGGAACCGCAATCTGAATGCCATCCACAAACGACAAAGGAAAATATGTCGACTAACGCTAACAATTATTAA
- a CDS encoding ion channel, protein MYVLYFIIGLLILIATILDFLWTTLWVNGGAGPISKRVVQGTWKGLNAIGSSRPTILGISGPLSLTLTLLMWILLLWIGWTFIFAGGETVLTDTRNNAPISWVERAYYAGYLIFTLGNGDFSPHGGFWQIMTAIATANGMLFLTLGATYVLSVLNAVTLQRAFADSITGMGMTSDALVQKAWNGKDLHEIDFFLNTTSSMLGQLTAQHKAYPVLHFYHTESKEKAAPFAIAVLDDALTILEDGVEEQVRPNRFLVEEAQSSVKSYLSTVVPSVVKPASTVPPSPAFEKLRTKGIPVVSDEMFADVMQAKTEHRKKLLGVVESDKREWPI, encoded by the coding sequence TTGTATGTTCTGTATTTTATTATTGGATTGCTAATCCTTATTGCGACAATTCTCGATTTTCTGTGGACGACTTTATGGGTAAATGGCGGTGCTGGTCCCATTTCCAAGCGAGTAGTCCAAGGCACATGGAAAGGACTGAACGCAATCGGAAGTTCCCGTCCCACCATTCTCGGGATTTCCGGCCCACTCAGTCTGACACTTACGTTACTGATGTGGATTTTGCTGCTATGGATTGGCTGGACATTCATCTTTGCCGGAGGGGAAACTGTGCTTACTGACACCCGGAATAATGCTCCAATCTCATGGGTGGAACGGGCGTATTATGCCGGATACCTTATCTTCACATTAGGTAATGGCGACTTCAGTCCACACGGTGGATTTTGGCAAATCATGACAGCTATCGCTACAGCCAACGGTATGCTGTTTCTTACACTTGGCGCTACTTACGTACTATCCGTGTTAAACGCGGTCACTCTGCAGCGAGCATTTGCAGACAGCATCACTGGTATGGGCATGACAAGTGATGCCCTTGTCCAGAAAGCGTGGAACGGAAAGGACTTACATGAAATCGACTTTTTCTTAAACACGACTTCTTCTATGCTTGGACAGCTGACAGCCCAACATAAGGCCTATCCAGTTCTCCATTTTTATCATACAGAAAGCAAAGAGAAGGCAGCTCCTTTTGCGATTGCCGTACTGGACGATGCTTTGACCATCCTGGAAGACGGTGTAGAAGAACAGGTCCGTCCAAATCGTTTTTTAGTAGAAGAAGCGCAATCCAGTGTCAAAAGCTACTTGAGCACAGTCGTTCCTTCTGTTGTTAAACCAGCTTCAACCGTTCCACCTTCACCTGCCTTTGAAAAGTTACGGACAAAAGGCATACCGGTTGTATCAGACGAAATGTTTGCTGATGTAATGCAAGCTAAAACGGAACATCGAAAAAAACTGCTCGGCGTTGTCGAATCGGATAAAAGGGAGTGGCCAATATAA